From the genome of Papaver somniferum cultivar HN1 chromosome 2, ASM357369v1, whole genome shotgun sequence, one region includes:
- the LOC113352318 gene encoding cytochrome P450 711A1-like, producing the protein MVVAMLMYLYAPYWRVRKVPGPPTIPLIGHLHLLTKHGPDVFSLLAKKYGPFYRFHMGRKPLIIIGDAELCREVCIKKFKDIPNRSIPSPMSGHMIHLKGLFFTGGTRWSTMKNSIISMYQPSHISSLLPMMQSVIESAAQHLPKSEEEDIMFSHFALRLASDIIGVASFGFDFGLTKKTSLDVSTINNNDQENDMVVTDFVKQHIYSTTKLKMDLNGSFSVILGIICPILQRPFQAIWERIPGTMDWRTKKSKKNLVSKLEQVVKQREDNKDRGSKDFLSLVLNARESDDKRLKNVFTSDYVSVLAYEQLLAGSTTIAFTLSAVLYLVADHPEVEKKLIEEIDGFGGHGLIPTVDDLQNKFSYLDQVIKESMRFYPSSPLIAREASKQVEIGGYVLPEGTWIWFSPGILAKDPKNFPEPDKFRLERFDPDCEEEKQRHPYALIPFGLGPRQCIGVKFSMQEMKLTLIHLYQRYLFKHSPNMERPVTLEYGIILNFKYGVKLRVIKRRT; encoded by the exons ATGGTAGTTGCTATGTTGATGTACCTTTATGCACCTTATTGGCGAGTTAGAAAGGTGCCTGGTCCTCCAACAATTCCACTCATTGGGCACCTTCACTTACTTACCAAGCATGGTCCTGATGTTTTCTCTCTGCTTGCCAAAAAATATGGCCCTTTTTATAG GTTTCACATGGGTAGGAAACCCCTGATAATTATAGGCGATGCAGAATTATGTAGAGAAGTTTGCATAAAGAAATTCAAGGATATACCTAATCGAAGTATTCCCTCTCCTATGTCTGGGCACATGATCCACCTAAAGGGCCTTTTCTTTACAGG TGGTACCCGGTGGTCTACAATGAAAAACTCCATAATATCAATGTATCAGCCTTCCCATATTTCGAGTCTTTTACCAATGATGCAATCTGTTATCGAGTCTGCAGCTCAACATCTTCCTAAATCTGAAGAAGAAGACATCATGTTTTCTCACTTCGCTCTCAGATTAGCATCAGATATTATTGGTGTAGCCtcatttggttttgattttggtcTCACAAAAAAAACCTCACTCGATgtttccaccatcaacaacaacgaTCAAGAAAATGACATGGTAGTCACAGATTTCGTCAAGCAACATATATATTCCACCACTAAACTTAAGATGGACCTCAACGGTTCATTCTCAGTAATACTCGGAATAATATGTCCTATACTTCAACGCCCATTTCAAGCAATATGGGAAAGAATTCCAGGAACAATGGATTGGAGAACAAAGAAATCTAAGAAGAATTTGGTAAGTAAGCTGGAGCAGGTAGTTAAGCAAAGAGAAGACAATAAAGACCGAGGGTCAAAAGATTTCTTATCGCTCGTGTTAAATGCTAGGGAATCAGATGATAAAAGGTTAAAAAATGTCTTTACTTCCGATTATGTTAGTGTACTTGCATATGAACAATTACTTGCCGGGTCTACTACAATTGCTTTCACTTTATCAGCGGTACTTTACCTTGTGGCTGACCATCCTGAAGTAGAGAAGAAGTTGATAGAAGAAATTGATGGCTTTGGTGGACATGGTTTGATACCAACAGTTGATGATCTTCAAAATAAATTTTCGTACCTCGATCAA GTGATAAAGGAATCAATGAGGTTCTACCCGTCATCCCCCCTTATCGCAAGAGAAGCATCAAAACAAGTGGAGATAGGAGGATATGTTCTTCCAGAG GGTACATGGATCTGGTTCTCACCTGGGATCCTAGCCAAAGACCCTAAGAATTTTCCAGAACCAGACAAGTTCCGTCTAGAGAGATTTGACCCAGACTGTGAGGAAGAGAAACAAAGACATCCATATGCTTTGATTCCGTTTGGACTTGGACCGCGACAATGTATTGGAGTGAAATTTTCCATGCAAGAGATGAAGCTGACgctaattcatctttaccaaagATATTTGTTTAAACATTCTCCAAATATGGAAAGACCTGTTACTCTGGAGTATGGAATCATTCTCAACTTTAAGTATGGAGTCAAGTTGAGAGTAATTAAAAGAAGAACTTAG
- the LOC113352319 gene encoding uncharacterized protein LOC113352319: MATITATLQALVVQQPPPVRENIDHENNNNSNDGDNEENPFSEIDNPFANLRTNRPLTQDNVQIAAADNHWVTGFKTEIPEFHGNSSAEELLDWIVTVEEVLEFKRAPMDRCVPVLTMRFRGRAAAWWTQLKTTRARLGKPKIMSWDKLTSKLKKTFLPYNYDQLMFQRLHTIRQGTRSVADYSTEFFLLLNRVDIQDSERQLVARFTVGLRQQIKHTINLFHPLTLSEAHQQALTIEAQTKLSFLSWSTVRSSRPNHNPTATDDVVSVKADTPIVPALDNRQTRPNSIRCFSCGDIGHRQSNCPTKNIRGLLLDTVGNDVEVIYDEEAAEPQDEVEVLTADSGPALMLRRMCLAPRGTDINPQRHSLFHSKCTIGGKVCKFIIDSGSSENVIVEEVVGDSYKDQIHCDVAPMDACHLLLGRPWLFDLRVQHDGYRNTYSFRFNNRNFTLQPSLPEKQHTPSSPVLFLQQKAFEQTLREEGYVLILINSVVREPLPSPPEHFQRLLEEFRDVFPNELPPGLSPLRYIQHRIDLIPDAIIPNRAHNHMSPSEHEELRRQVEDLVLKGYLRESLSPCAVPALLIPKKDGSWRMCVDSRAINKITVRYRFPIPRLDDLLDQIGAATIFSKLDLRSGYHQIRIRPGYEWKKTFKTR, translated from the exons ATGGCCACGATCACTGCCACTCTCCAAGCCCTTgttgttcaacaaccaccaccagttCGAGAAAATattgatcatgaaaataataataacagtAACGATGGTGACAACGAAGAAAATCCGTTTTCAGAAATAGATAACCCCTTTGCAAATCTTCGCACCAACCGTCCCCTGACACAGGACAACGTCCAAATTGCAGCAGCGGATAATCATTGGGTAACAGGATTCAAAACCGAGATACCTGAGTTTCATGGAAATTCTTCGGCTGAAGAACTGCTCGATTGGATAGTCACGGTGGAAGAAGTTCTGGAGTTCAAACGAGCTCCAATGGATCGATGTGTTCCTGTTTTAACGATGCGTTTTCGTGGAAGAGCAGCTGCATGGTGGACACAATTGAAGACAACTCGTGCACGTCTCGGAAAACCAAAGATCATGTCATGGGATAAACTTACATCGAAACTTAAGAAAACATTCTTGCCTTACAATTATGACCAGCTTATGTTTCAGCGTCTCCATACCATCCGCCAAGGCACTCGATCTGTGGCTGATTACTCTACTgaattttttttacttctcaATCGAGTTGATATACAAGACTCTGAGCGTCAACTGGTAGCACGGTTTACGGTAGGATTACGACAACAGATTAAACACACAATCAATCTCTTTCATCCATTGACACTGTCAGAAGCACATCAACAAGCTTTAACTATTGAGGCACAAACTAAATTATCCTTTTTATCATGGTCTACTGTTCGTTCTTCTCGACCAAATCACAATCCGACTGCGACAGATGACGTTGTTTCTGTCAAAGCAGACACACCCATTGTTCCAGCTCTTGACAATCGGCAAACTCGACCAAACTCAATTCGTTGCTTTTCTTGTGGAGATATAGGTCATCGACAATCTAACTGCCCTACTAAAAACATAAGGGGCCTCCTCCTTGACACTGTCGGTAATGACGTTGAAGTAATTTACGATGAGGAAGCTGCGGAGCCACAAGATGAAGTGGAGGTTCTTACAGCTGATAGTGGACCAGCATTAATGTTACGACGTATGTGTTTAGCTCCGCGTGGAACAGATATCAACCCTCAACGACATAGTCTTTTTCATtcaaagtgtactattggaggcaAGGTGTGCAAATTcataattgattctggaagtaGCGAAAACGTCATTGTTGAGGAAGTT GTGGGTGATTCATATAAGGATCAGATTCATTGTGATGTTGCTCCAATGGATGCTTGCCATCTACTCTTAGGACGCCCTTGGTTATTTGATCTTCGAGTACAACACGATGGCTATCGTAATACCTACAGTTTTCGTTTCAATAATCGCAATTTCACTCTACAGCCTTCTTTGCCCGAGAAACAGCATACACCATCATCTCCAGTCCTTTTCTTGCAACAAAAGGCTTTTGAACAAACACTTCGAGAAGAGGGATATGTTCTAATATTGATTAATTCGGTCGTCAGAGAGCCTTTACCATCACctccagaacattttcaaagactATTGGAAGAGTTTCGGGATGTTTTTCCCAATGAGTTACCACCCGGCCTTTCTCCCCTTAGATACATTCAACACCGTATTGATCTAATTCCAGATGCTATTATTCCTAATCGAGCTCATAATCATATGAGTCCGAGTGAGCATGAAGAACTTAGACGTCAAGTTGAGGATCTTGTGTTGAAGGGATATTTACGTGAAAGTCTGAGTCCGTGTGCAGTCCCAGCTTTGCTTATACCAAAGAAGGATGGATCTTGGAGGATGTGTGTCGATAGCCGTGctataaataaaattacagtacGTTATAGATTTCCCATTCCCCGTCTCGACGATCTATTAGATCAAATTGGAGCTGCAACGATTTTCTCTAAACTGGATCTTCGAAGTGGTTATCATCAGATACGAATCCGGCCAGGATATGAATGGAAGAAGACTTTTAAAACTCGATAA